A stretch of the Malus domestica chromosome 08, GDT2T_hap1 genome encodes the following:
- the LOC139198175 gene encoding protein NIM1-INTERACTING 3-like, with translation MEGGGKKRKMEDEEEKIEKFYALIRSTREVRQLLRGNSNGLKEKKDEKKEDSKAAGGWNPTFQPEDFLEDVKISGHHGGGSSKAKQEEEEEEEDKKEEDKEDKDHG, from the exons ATGGAAGGAggaggaaagaagaggaagatggaGGATGAAGAGGAGAAGATTGAGAAATTTTATGCGTTGATTAGAAGTACGAGGGAGGTGCGCCAGCTTCTCAGGGGCAATTCAAATGGgttgaaagagaagaaagatgagaagaaggaagacagcAAGGCTGCCGGGGGTTGGAACCCGACATTTCAACCGGAAGACTTCCTTGAGGATGTTAAGATTTCTGGTCATCATGGAGGAGGTTCCTCTAAAgcaaaacaagaagaagaagaagaagaagaagataagaaaGAGGAAGATAAAGAAG ACAAAGATCACGGTTAA